The Anas acuta chromosome 7, bAnaAcu1.1, whole genome shotgun sequence genome has a window encoding:
- the PLEKHS1 gene encoding pleckstrin homology domain-containing family S member 1 isoform X1 — MASGSKKNSAVGAQKTFCSEGGICQHGFLIKSPPLQLLNSQKSWKRRFFILSKSSKGNYILKYLKGQSVKGSIPVDEIVKVEIGISSSEIMATVKKMFRCFLEEVMSITTGNRCYYLIGKSSLEIEDWVTAISSVMKAKIDGHCPQNQNLANPEVKSRPWSLPLFLDSEDVTSSLERQSYLENDDPSEDKNRPSSDPGPRQAQNDSLRGDFPNLGKTLRKSDENSLSSDSDEDIKKEVEAYYETPSNLLAKCITEVSKPEPTAVSHVPVPPKKTWERKPVKENVYVSMESLRLLDKSCQLTCGCDRPPTPPKRWASSTCPRDLEANRDPKLPESSTTQQFTLRGRHSSSPLSVVQLSVLLSQVTDETQLQVLDIFIPLADINSYLQLTEAVGQICVSQWTGPCHLGCLFNHGDRIVAVNDLHPQNLEEASLFISRSVRKEVKLTVCRIPHSDTFHVKGCSCS; from the exons ATGGCTTcaggaagcaagaaaaactcTGCAG TGGGAGCTCAAAAGACGTTTTGCTCTGAAGGTGGAATCTGCCAGCATGGATTCCTCATCAAGTCACCACCTCTTCAACTTTTGAACTCACAG AAATCCTGGAAAAGGCGTTTTTTCATCCTGTCCAAATCCAGCAAGGGCAATTACATCCTGAAGTATCTAAAAGGCCAGAGCGTGAAAGGCTCCATACCTGTTGATGA GATTGTAAAAGTTGAAATTGGAATAAGTAGTTCCGAAATCATGGCAACGGTGAAGAAGATGTTCAGATGCTTTCTTGAAGAGGTGATGTCTATCACTACTGGAAACAGATGTTACTACCTCATTGGGAAGAGCAG CCTGGAAATAGAGGACTGGGTCACTGCGATATCTTCAGTCATGAAGGCCAAAATAGATGGACACTGCCCTCAG AACCAAAATCTTGCAAATCCAGAAGTCAAAAGCCGGCCCTGGTCTTTGCCATTATTCTTGGATTCTGAAGATGTGACCAGTTCCCTGGAAAGGCAAAGCTACCTGGAG AATGATGATCCCTCAGAAGACAAGAACAGGCCCAGTTCAGATCCTGGCCCTCGTCAGGCCCAGAATGACTCACTGAGAGGAGATTTTCCAAACCTG GGTAAAACTCTAAGAAAGAGTGACGAAAATTCGCTGTCATCGGATTCAGATGAAGACATCAAAAAGGAAGTGGAAGCTTATTATGAAACTCCCAGCAATCTTCTAGCAAAG TGCATTACTGAAGTATCTAAGCCTGAGCCTACAGCTGTATCCCATGTCCCTGTGCCACCAAAGAAAACATGGGAGAGGAAGCCAGTAAAGGAGAATGTCTATGTGTCGATGGAATCACT TAGGCTCCTGGATAAGAGTTGCCAGCTCACGTGCGGATGTGATAGGCCCCCTACTCCTCCCAAACGCTGGGCAAGCAGTACATGTCCAAGAGACTTGGAGGCAAACCGAGACCCAAAACTCCCAGAAagcagcaccacacagcagttCACCCTCCGAGGAAGGCACAGTTCATCACCACTTTCAGTGGTTCAGTTGTCTGTCCTGCTCAG TCAAGTTACAGATGAGACGCAGCTGCAGGTGTTGGATATTTTCATCCCCCTGGCTGACATTAACAGTTACCTACAACTTACTGAAGCAGTAGGACAAATATG TGTCTCACAGTGGACTGGTCCTTGCCACCTGGGATGTTTATTTAACCACGGAGACCGTATAGTGGCTGTGAATGATCTGCACCCTCAGAACTTGGAGGAGGCCTCCTTGTTCATCAGCAGGTCCGTTAGAAAGGAG gtgAAACTTACTGTATGTAGGATTCCACATTCAGATACTTTCCATGTTAAAGGCTGCTCATGTTCCTGA
- the PLEKHS1 gene encoding pleckstrin homology domain-containing family S member 1 isoform X3 produces MKTSALGAQKTFCSEGGICQHGFLIKSPPLQLLNSQKSWKRRFFILSKSSKGNYILKYLKGQSVKGSIPVDEIVKVEIGISSSEIMATVKKMFRCFLEEVMSITTGNRCYYLIGKSSLEIEDWVTAISSVMKAKIDGHCPQNQNLANPEVKSRPWSLPLFLDSEDVTSSLERQSYLENDDPSEDKNRPSSDPGPRQAQNDSLRGDFPNLGKTLRKSDENSLSSDSDEDIKKEVEAYYETPSNLLAKCITEVSKPEPTAVSHVPVPPKKTWERKPVKENVYVSMESLRLLDKSCQLTCGCDRPPTPPKRWASSTCPRDLEANRDPKLPESSTTQQFTLRGRHSSSPLSVVQLSVLLSQVTDETQLQVLDIFIPLADINSYLQLTEAVGQICVSQWTGPCHLGCLFNHGDRIVAVNDLHPQNLEEASLFISRSVRKEVKLTVCRIPHSDTFHVKGCSCS; encoded by the exons ATGAAGACATCTGCCT TGGGAGCTCAAAAGACGTTTTGCTCTGAAGGTGGAATCTGCCAGCATGGATTCCTCATCAAGTCACCACCTCTTCAACTTTTGAACTCACAG AAATCCTGGAAAAGGCGTTTTTTCATCCTGTCCAAATCCAGCAAGGGCAATTACATCCTGAAGTATCTAAAAGGCCAGAGCGTGAAAGGCTCCATACCTGTTGATGA GATTGTAAAAGTTGAAATTGGAATAAGTAGTTCCGAAATCATGGCAACGGTGAAGAAGATGTTCAGATGCTTTCTTGAAGAGGTGATGTCTATCACTACTGGAAACAGATGTTACTACCTCATTGGGAAGAGCAG CCTGGAAATAGAGGACTGGGTCACTGCGATATCTTCAGTCATGAAGGCCAAAATAGATGGACACTGCCCTCAG AACCAAAATCTTGCAAATCCAGAAGTCAAAAGCCGGCCCTGGTCTTTGCCATTATTCTTGGATTCTGAAGATGTGACCAGTTCCCTGGAAAGGCAAAGCTACCTGGAG AATGATGATCCCTCAGAAGACAAGAACAGGCCCAGTTCAGATCCTGGCCCTCGTCAGGCCCAGAATGACTCACTGAGAGGAGATTTTCCAAACCTG GGTAAAACTCTAAGAAAGAGTGACGAAAATTCGCTGTCATCGGATTCAGATGAAGACATCAAAAAGGAAGTGGAAGCTTATTATGAAACTCCCAGCAATCTTCTAGCAAAG TGCATTACTGAAGTATCTAAGCCTGAGCCTACAGCTGTATCCCATGTCCCTGTGCCACCAAAGAAAACATGGGAGAGGAAGCCAGTAAAGGAGAATGTCTATGTGTCGATGGAATCACT TAGGCTCCTGGATAAGAGTTGCCAGCTCACGTGCGGATGTGATAGGCCCCCTACTCCTCCCAAACGCTGGGCAAGCAGTACATGTCCAAGAGACTTGGAGGCAAACCGAGACCCAAAACTCCCAGAAagcagcaccacacagcagttCACCCTCCGAGGAAGGCACAGTTCATCACCACTTTCAGTGGTTCAGTTGTCTGTCCTGCTCAG TCAAGTTACAGATGAGACGCAGCTGCAGGTGTTGGATATTTTCATCCCCCTGGCTGACATTAACAGTTACCTACAACTTACTGAAGCAGTAGGACAAATATG TGTCTCACAGTGGACTGGTCCTTGCCACCTGGGATGTTTATTTAACCACGGAGACCGTATAGTGGCTGTGAATGATCTGCACCCTCAGAACTTGGAGGAGGCCTCCTTGTTCATCAGCAGGTCCGTTAGAAAGGAG gtgAAACTTACTGTATGTAGGATTCCACATTCAGATACTTTCCATGTTAAAGGCTGCTCATGTTCCTGA
- the PLEKHS1 gene encoding pleckstrin homology domain-containing family S member 1 isoform X2: protein MASGSKKNSAVGAQKTFCSEGGICQHGFLIKSPPLQLLNSQKSWKRRFFILSKSSKGNYILKYLKGQSVKGSIPVDEIVKVEIGISSSEIMATVKKMFRCFLEEVMSITTGNRCYYLIGKSSLEIEDWVTAISSVMKAKIDGHCPQNQNLANPEVKSRPWSLPLFLDSEDVTSSLERQSYLENDDPSEDKNRPSSDPGPRQAQNDSLRGDFPNLGKTLRKSDENSLSSDSDEDIKKEVEAYYETPSNLLAKCITEVSKPEPTAVSHVPVPPKKTWERKPVKENVYVSMESLLLDKSCQLTCGCDRPPTPPKRWASSTCPRDLEANRDPKLPESSTTQQFTLRGRHSSSPLSVVQLSVLLSQVTDETQLQVLDIFIPLADINSYLQLTEAVGQICVSQWTGPCHLGCLFNHGDRIVAVNDLHPQNLEEASLFISRSVRKEVKLTVCRIPHSDTFHVKGCSCS from the exons ATGGCTTcaggaagcaagaaaaactcTGCAG TGGGAGCTCAAAAGACGTTTTGCTCTGAAGGTGGAATCTGCCAGCATGGATTCCTCATCAAGTCACCACCTCTTCAACTTTTGAACTCACAG AAATCCTGGAAAAGGCGTTTTTTCATCCTGTCCAAATCCAGCAAGGGCAATTACATCCTGAAGTATCTAAAAGGCCAGAGCGTGAAAGGCTCCATACCTGTTGATGA GATTGTAAAAGTTGAAATTGGAATAAGTAGTTCCGAAATCATGGCAACGGTGAAGAAGATGTTCAGATGCTTTCTTGAAGAGGTGATGTCTATCACTACTGGAAACAGATGTTACTACCTCATTGGGAAGAGCAG CCTGGAAATAGAGGACTGGGTCACTGCGATATCTTCAGTCATGAAGGCCAAAATAGATGGACACTGCCCTCAG AACCAAAATCTTGCAAATCCAGAAGTCAAAAGCCGGCCCTGGTCTTTGCCATTATTCTTGGATTCTGAAGATGTGACCAGTTCCCTGGAAAGGCAAAGCTACCTGGAG AATGATGATCCCTCAGAAGACAAGAACAGGCCCAGTTCAGATCCTGGCCCTCGTCAGGCCCAGAATGACTCACTGAGAGGAGATTTTCCAAACCTG GGTAAAACTCTAAGAAAGAGTGACGAAAATTCGCTGTCATCGGATTCAGATGAAGACATCAAAAAGGAAGTGGAAGCTTATTATGAAACTCCCAGCAATCTTCTAGCAAAG TGCATTACTGAAGTATCTAAGCCTGAGCCTACAGCTGTATCCCATGTCCCTGTGCCACCAAAGAAAACATGGGAGAGGAAGCCAGTAAAGGAGAATGTCTATGTGTCGATGGAATCACT GCTCCTGGATAAGAGTTGCCAGCTCACGTGCGGATGTGATAGGCCCCCTACTCCTCCCAAACGCTGGGCAAGCAGTACATGTCCAAGAGACTTGGAGGCAAACCGAGACCCAAAACTCCCAGAAagcagcaccacacagcagttCACCCTCCGAGGAAGGCACAGTTCATCACCACTTTCAGTGGTTCAGTTGTCTGTCCTGCTCAG TCAAGTTACAGATGAGACGCAGCTGCAGGTGTTGGATATTTTCATCCCCCTGGCTGACATTAACAGTTACCTACAACTTACTGAAGCAGTAGGACAAATATG TGTCTCACAGTGGACTGGTCCTTGCCACCTGGGATGTTTATTTAACCACGGAGACCGTATAGTGGCTGTGAATGATCTGCACCCTCAGAACTTGGAGGAGGCCTCCTTGTTCATCAGCAGGTCCGTTAGAAAGGAG gtgAAACTTACTGTATGTAGGATTCCACATTCAGATACTTTCCATGTTAAAGGCTGCTCATGTTCCTGA
- the PLEKHS1 gene encoding pleckstrin homology domain-containing family S member 1 isoform X5: MASGSKKNSAVGAQKTFCSEGGICQHGFLIKSPPLQLLNSQKSWKRRFFILSKSSKGNYILKYLKGQSVKGSIPVDEIVKVEIGISSSEIMATVKKMFRCFLEEVMSITTGNRCYYLIGKSSLEIEDWVTAISSVMKAKIDGHCPQNQNLANPEVKSRPWSLPLFLDSEDVTSSLERQSYLENDDPSEDKNRPSSDPGPRQAQNDSLRGDFPNLGKTLRKSDENSLSSDSDEDIKKEVEAYYETPSNLLAKCITEVSKPEPTAVSHVPVPPKKTWERKPVKENVYVSMESLRLLDKSCQLTCGCDRPPTPPKRWASSTCPRDLEANRDPKLPESSTTQQFTLRGRHSSSPLSVVQLSVLLSVSQWTGPCHLGCLFNHGDRIVAVNDLHPQNLEEASLFISRSVRKEVKLTVCRIPHSDTFHVKGCSCS, from the exons ATGGCTTcaggaagcaagaaaaactcTGCAG TGGGAGCTCAAAAGACGTTTTGCTCTGAAGGTGGAATCTGCCAGCATGGATTCCTCATCAAGTCACCACCTCTTCAACTTTTGAACTCACAG AAATCCTGGAAAAGGCGTTTTTTCATCCTGTCCAAATCCAGCAAGGGCAATTACATCCTGAAGTATCTAAAAGGCCAGAGCGTGAAAGGCTCCATACCTGTTGATGA GATTGTAAAAGTTGAAATTGGAATAAGTAGTTCCGAAATCATGGCAACGGTGAAGAAGATGTTCAGATGCTTTCTTGAAGAGGTGATGTCTATCACTACTGGAAACAGATGTTACTACCTCATTGGGAAGAGCAG CCTGGAAATAGAGGACTGGGTCACTGCGATATCTTCAGTCATGAAGGCCAAAATAGATGGACACTGCCCTCAG AACCAAAATCTTGCAAATCCAGAAGTCAAAAGCCGGCCCTGGTCTTTGCCATTATTCTTGGATTCTGAAGATGTGACCAGTTCCCTGGAAAGGCAAAGCTACCTGGAG AATGATGATCCCTCAGAAGACAAGAACAGGCCCAGTTCAGATCCTGGCCCTCGTCAGGCCCAGAATGACTCACTGAGAGGAGATTTTCCAAACCTG GGTAAAACTCTAAGAAAGAGTGACGAAAATTCGCTGTCATCGGATTCAGATGAAGACATCAAAAAGGAAGTGGAAGCTTATTATGAAACTCCCAGCAATCTTCTAGCAAAG TGCATTACTGAAGTATCTAAGCCTGAGCCTACAGCTGTATCCCATGTCCCTGTGCCACCAAAGAAAACATGGGAGAGGAAGCCAGTAAAGGAGAATGTCTATGTGTCGATGGAATCACT TAGGCTCCTGGATAAGAGTTGCCAGCTCACGTGCGGATGTGATAGGCCCCCTACTCCTCCCAAACGCTGGGCAAGCAGTACATGTCCAAGAGACTTGGAGGCAAACCGAGACCCAAAACTCCCAGAAagcagcaccacacagcagttCACCCTCCGAGGAAGGCACAGTTCATCACCACTTTCAGTGGTTCAGTTGTCTGTCCTGCTCAG TGTCTCACAGTGGACTGGTCCTTGCCACCTGGGATGTTTATTTAACCACGGAGACCGTATAGTGGCTGTGAATGATCTGCACCCTCAGAACTTGGAGGAGGCCTCCTTGTTCATCAGCAGGTCCGTTAGAAAGGAG gtgAAACTTACTGTATGTAGGATTCCACATTCAGATACTTTCCATGTTAAAGGCTGCTCATGTTCCTGA
- the PLEKHS1 gene encoding pleckstrin homology domain-containing family S member 1 isoform X4: MASGSKKNSAVGAQKTFCSEGGICQHGFLIKSPPLQLLNSQKSWKRRFFILSKSSKGNYILKYLKGQSVKGSIPVDEIVKVEIGISSSEIMATVKKMFRCFLEEVMSITTGNRCYYLIGKSSLEIEDWVTAISSVMKAKIDGHCPQNQNLANPEVKSRPWSLPLFLDSEDVTSSLERQSYLEGKTLRKSDENSLSSDSDEDIKKEVEAYYETPSNLLAKCITEVSKPEPTAVSHVPVPPKKTWERKPVKENVYVSMESLRLLDKSCQLTCGCDRPPTPPKRWASSTCPRDLEANRDPKLPESSTTQQFTLRGRHSSSPLSVVQLSVLLSQVTDETQLQVLDIFIPLADINSYLQLTEAVGQICVSQWTGPCHLGCLFNHGDRIVAVNDLHPQNLEEASLFISRSVRKEVKLTVCRIPHSDTFHVKGCSCS, from the exons ATGGCTTcaggaagcaagaaaaactcTGCAG TGGGAGCTCAAAAGACGTTTTGCTCTGAAGGTGGAATCTGCCAGCATGGATTCCTCATCAAGTCACCACCTCTTCAACTTTTGAACTCACAG AAATCCTGGAAAAGGCGTTTTTTCATCCTGTCCAAATCCAGCAAGGGCAATTACATCCTGAAGTATCTAAAAGGCCAGAGCGTGAAAGGCTCCATACCTGTTGATGA GATTGTAAAAGTTGAAATTGGAATAAGTAGTTCCGAAATCATGGCAACGGTGAAGAAGATGTTCAGATGCTTTCTTGAAGAGGTGATGTCTATCACTACTGGAAACAGATGTTACTACCTCATTGGGAAGAGCAG CCTGGAAATAGAGGACTGGGTCACTGCGATATCTTCAGTCATGAAGGCCAAAATAGATGGACACTGCCCTCAG AACCAAAATCTTGCAAATCCAGAAGTCAAAAGCCGGCCCTGGTCTTTGCCATTATTCTTGGATTCTGAAGATGTGACCAGTTCCCTGGAAAGGCAAAGCTACCTGGAG GGTAAAACTCTAAGAAAGAGTGACGAAAATTCGCTGTCATCGGATTCAGATGAAGACATCAAAAAGGAAGTGGAAGCTTATTATGAAACTCCCAGCAATCTTCTAGCAAAG TGCATTACTGAAGTATCTAAGCCTGAGCCTACAGCTGTATCCCATGTCCCTGTGCCACCAAAGAAAACATGGGAGAGGAAGCCAGTAAAGGAGAATGTCTATGTGTCGATGGAATCACT TAGGCTCCTGGATAAGAGTTGCCAGCTCACGTGCGGATGTGATAGGCCCCCTACTCCTCCCAAACGCTGGGCAAGCAGTACATGTCCAAGAGACTTGGAGGCAAACCGAGACCCAAAACTCCCAGAAagcagcaccacacagcagttCACCCTCCGAGGAAGGCACAGTTCATCACCACTTTCAGTGGTTCAGTTGTCTGTCCTGCTCAG TCAAGTTACAGATGAGACGCAGCTGCAGGTGTTGGATATTTTCATCCCCCTGGCTGACATTAACAGTTACCTACAACTTACTGAAGCAGTAGGACAAATATG TGTCTCACAGTGGACTGGTCCTTGCCACCTGGGATGTTTATTTAACCACGGAGACCGTATAGTGGCTGTGAATGATCTGCACCCTCAGAACTTGGAGGAGGCCTCCTTGTTCATCAGCAGGTCCGTTAGAAAGGAG gtgAAACTTACTGTATGTAGGATTCCACATTCAGATACTTTCCATGTTAAAGGCTGCTCATGTTCCTGA